Genomic window (Nicotiana sylvestris chromosome 7, ASM39365v2, whole genome shotgun sequence):
tttgaaatttaggacagtaggtgcacacaagagcaatttaaattgtGAGCATAGATAATacttcacatagatggcacaTTATATGCAccttcaatctcaatttaaggtctaagcatttctaTACTAATTCATATCTTTTGcccctttcaagttatcaagataacacgttgatcatgttgagacacatctttcacgcatataaggttacaacatcaattcatgtaaaataacaatcgatgcaacaattcaactttaatcttaccatattcacacaaacatcgatgaagctcgatttctaaaagacggggttttagccatacataccttgtttaagctttccttaagttactacgatgtcccgaaaattctagcaatcccaatatacttgagacataacaaaattgaacacaaattaggaaggtatttattgtttcagctcatttgagcattttatcaaacactagttgagcatcttgatttcaaatctcttttataagatttccttcattccccaactcaatctttacttatttatgttcaacaatcttcccacaaacctaatttgtacatgcatgtatacataatactattacacccaagaatcatacctcaataactcatctcacaatctctacaacaccaacacaacctaggttaggcaactatgacttccaatcaccatcccatgagttctaacgtatatatcatacgtaaataatcaccatagagtagttagaggtgatagacatacctcttgtagtaagaatcttgagaatccccacttgtagtgttcttgatcaatttagggatttgaatagGAATCTgtggattttcaagatcaattcTTGTTAATATaggtgtttaggagtagtaatcaactcaaaatactccaaaaatattaccttggatcataggagggaagtatgggatggattccccttgatagagcAACCCCTAGCTCAAAaatgacttagagactctccatacccggtcttggggtaATTAGAGGTATGATACTAGCGCGCCCCGTGCTAATGACCGCGCTAAGGCCGCTCTCACAAGGCAGAATACTTCTCAATATGCACGGCCGCTCTTCCGCCGCGCACCTGGGCGCGCATatgacacatgcccagtaaaatggtcgtaACCTTCTGTATACACCTcaaaatgacgaacggtttgattcattggaaactagacttaaaaagctttaatttgatagttttttcatcacacaacaccttatataactggagatatgattgtccaaagtgagatcttgtgcgtactcattcacaactttagtccattatgaaattttccaacttggcttagactcaggcctctccttagactccAAATCACTTATTATATGCCTcatacacttattaacatatccaattgatatccatcatgTTAAtatcacataaaatattataattagcctacatggcacctcgaaatcctaaattacttagcaaaatttttcggggccttacatccCCCCCCTTAGGATCATTCTTCCTCGAATGAGGAGTAGAGTCTGTCTCCAAATACATATCATAACCTAACCCTTTTCTCACACAtctttaactcccaaattttgactaactcccaaaagtttcaaaaatttcggcagagtttcccttgtaactgggcctatccacctgtgaGAGAACCCTAAAAACGCACCCTATCAACATATACATAATCCAAAGATGAAACATAATATAAAATGATGCCAACCGTGGCCCCATAAGTAATGCATTTATAGAAAATAAACATTAGTATCATCAACTAACCATGTGATACATAATTAATAGAAGGTAAGCTTTCAACATCTTCATAGGACACAAATACTTAATTACATAGCTATCCAAATAAGTGGGggtacttcttcttcatttcttcctcggcttcacaagtggcttcctcactttgttggtttcgccataacactttcacggaggcaatctctttatttctcaacttttggacttgcctatcaaggatGGCAACTGTAATTTCTTCGTACGataattcttcattaacctcaatagactCAACTGGAACAATAGTGgatggatctcccactacctgcttgaacatagacacatggaagactgggtgtaccaatgacatctcgggtggcagctcaagcttgtatgccacctgaccaatcctctgaatgattttgtatggtccggcatacctcagactcaattttcccttctttccaaattgcatgatacccttcataggggaaaccttaaaaaatacccaatcatcttctttgaactccaagtcTCTGCGGCGAACGTCCGAATACGACTTTTggtgactctgagcagttttcaacctctctttaataatcttgactttctccatagcctgatgcacgaggtcctGCCCTATCAATTCAGcctctccaacctcgaaccacccaatgggagatctacatctactaccatacaacgcctcaaatggtgccatctggatactagcatgaaagttattgttgtaagcaaattctatgagtggaaaatggtcatcccaactacctttgaaatcaagagtgcaagcacacaacatgtccttaagcgtctgaatagtccgctctgcttgacCATCGGTTTGAGGATGGAAAGCTATGCTAAGATTTACCTgtgtacccaaaccttgctgaaatttcttccaaaagttggcagtgaactgagcccctcgatcagaaatgattgagacttgagtgccatgcaacctgacgaTTTCTTtaatatacaactgagcataccgTCCCGCTGCGTCAGTAGATctaactggcaagaagtgtgctgatttcgtgagtcgatccacgatcacccaaattgagccGAACATGCGTGGAGTGCGTggcaaccctaccacaaaatccatgttgataaTATCttatttccacattggaatttctatgctttgagccaatccactaggtctttgatgttcggccttcaatTGATGATAGTTCGGGCATCtagccacaaagtccgccacatcccttttcatgtCATTCCACTAATAAACTTCcctgagatcatgatacatttttcgtagaacctgggtgcacggagTACCTGGAAGTGTGaacttctgccatgatccttccCCGAAGATCATCAATATCCGGAACACATAGGCAgccttggtaccgtagggtaccatcatccatgccaaaggaaaaaactatggtcttgtgtttatgaatcccctcttttagttgtgctaacaatggatcgttgaattgcttctctttcacttccGCCACgagcgatgattcagccctattctgcacagttacccctccttcattagagtccgcaaggcAAACTCCCAAattagccaactggtgaacctccctggccaacggcctctgatatgcctccaaatgagccaaacttcccatggattttcgactaagagcatctgccacaacattggcctttcccgagtgatagagaatatcaatgtcatagtccttgagtaactctagccatcttctttgcccaagattcaactccttttgcttgaaaatatattgaaggctcttatgatccgtgaatatATCCATAttgaccccatacaaataatcaCACCAAATCTTCAATGCCAAAAACCACCGccgcaagttctaagtcatgtgtcGTATAGTTCTTTTCATAATTCTTGGGTTGCCTAGAGGCATAAGTGATCACCTGGCCATGTTACATCAATAGCGAACCATCTATATCACATTCCTCTTTCATATGAACTCTTAGAAAttgagttcttcaataatttCCTTGATATGGTTACCATCTGTTGTGAAAacttgcaacttgctcttccaaattctcaacaaagaCATTACTGGATGATTTTTcttatagaaccctctatttcaaaggaattcatcttctagcctgcgcacacaccttaatatcatcaacatgcaTGACATTACATCAAATGTAAGGTAACTTTGTGCTTCGACTTTTCTTAGCCAACCTCTTCTCCCCATATGTGCCTTATAGAATTTAAGAGACCACACTACTTCCCCTGTGAATATTCTTGTGATCCCTCTTTACGGTTAAACATCTcccaaaacacatatcaacaACCTTTATATGTATACAATTTAGGAAGAGTCACTAGCCCGAGAAGGGCATTCTCTGAAACTTGAGATCCTCCTCAATTCTTCAACAACGACTTTTGGTTTTACTCTTAAGTGTAAGATTTAGTCCACCTGATTCTATCCTCGATGAGTAACTCACCTCATTCCCTGTATTGTAGCTACCAAAAAAGTTCCCTGATATTGCGGTTTAAGATTTACCATGTTAAACATGTTTGGTCCGTAACAAGTGTTCATCCTATTTCAatctattttgaaccttttaTTTGCCCTTTGGGTAGATTGTGttgtctttcctttttttttatcgCCCTTTGTCCTGGCCAATATGctggtaccatcttttctttctaactggaacattcattcccattctattttgctcatagtgcaTAAGTGATAGCATTATTATGCCACACACCTGTCTACCTCCCGTGAACTTGTAATATCACTGTGCCTGGTTTAGTGAGTTTTTCATACCGCAACTTCACCTCCAGTAGTATTTCTTTCCATTGtatgtagacatgaactatcTCTAGATCCTTTAGTTGATATTCGGTGTCACCCAAGTTGGTTGcattacggttagtcctttataacttttattaacACTTATGCTCTAagcgagtccaccattctgatacaAGATATTTTATGATAATCATGACCATCTCAATTTATAGGTTTTCTCCCCATTTCATCTTACCTCATTCATCCTAGCTAATGAATAGCCATGCACTCTTCAATAGTTACGTGGTCTTTTCCCTTAGTTATTTCATCAtgctcacctcttaactcttgtgaggatatccgtgggaaagtgtgttcatccgcatatcacttaacacttatTTGCTTGTAAGATTTCCATCAATCCTAAACACCCTTTTGGGTTATTATAGTATCACATTTATTTCTCTCACTAGTTCCGCCTTTGTTAACATCTTGGAACTTTAGTTGAATCGCAATTCCAtaattaacccattctaaaaactctGAAAACTTTCACCTTTGATCTATAGTACTTCCTTGGGTTGCATTGTCCCTGGGCCTATAACAAGTATAGAACCCCTTTACAAAcctactcttagtttctaggatcgttgaccctatcattcacGTTGCCCTGTATGAAGAATTTACATTCCTTAACCTTCCACcccttttttttggggggggggtactagtggtctatcattagcatatccttccagataatcacgttatccattatcacttttctagactacgcatgtcttcaacaaaatattcaaacatcatagctaCATGGTCTTATTCTTGTTTCATTATATTTAAGTGGCCTTACTATGGCCCTTCCTTCCCCACTTTCGGCGAATGTCCAAAATTTCGACACAGatcttgaatttagcaacttgaGGAACATATGTCTCATGTCTCTAGCCCTTGTATGTGTTCAACTATTGGGAGATTTAAGTCGCCATGGTATTAATCTCATAAATTCTTTGCTCTTATTCAGCCTCACGAGCTTGGGATTCAaattcctcatgtcaatatccGTTAGGAGTGTAATATCACTTCGTACACTTATGGGATTCTGATAACATTCATAGCACAAGGGTCTTCttgttatgggttcaattgactctcatTTCATGACTTCTTGTCTCCCGTGAGAGACCCACATGTTTGTCATTACTCTCCTGGTCATGCCTTACATATATCACATGCTTATACAACAAATTTTCttttacaccttaggatcataCACATACTTCACACGCTATCCACATGTTCCATATAAGCTCGCGTCTCATTTATCAAGTCAATGCCTCTTTGGAGGTGGTaatcatttttaacacttttctcAAATAAAGTATGCTTCTGGTACTATGTACGTATCTCATATATTCGTACCATTCATTCAACACGATATATGtgccatctccttaatattcaggcctttgCCCATTTGTCATgtcatatgacaacattacttggaATAGACAAAAGATCATTTAAACTTACCTTGAACCTTAAAGCACATGTTAGAAGACAATCTCATAGTCAAGCTCTATTGCACTATATGGAGTTTTGAataagggtaacattcctaaaatgtccatgtagcctcctacttatagatgtggtcgactacacaatGCTAAGAAGGACTTTACTAGACACGACTCCGAGACATCTTAGggcactttaaaaccttaggctctaataccaagtttgtcatgccccaaaatcggaggagcgcgaccggcgctcaaccgagtaaacccgactgagcaagcctgttaggtttcatactacccaaattcgtctttgaataaagaggaaatgtacaccattaatcaaattctataaacatgtcattaacgattccatttcatttccattaaccACTTCGTTCACGATTTTGAAGATATTACAATTTTTATACATCATTGCAAAACATCactatttctactttaattctaATGCCCGATACTACCCaaaacctgtctacggagcctctaaatacaactgaagagtaatatggaaatgccggcaacaaagctccggctatacctcaaatacaatgtacatgataaacagatgaaacaggaccccgaaacgaagtggggctcaccaagtcagctgaaaagaTTATGCGACACTTGCTGCGACCAACACtacctgctatagaaacacctatatccatttaaagacatagcacccccggcaaaagggacgttagtgccatcgaataacactagtatgtataactaaacaccatctagttagaaagaactttcatacaagagtaaagaggaaatcataaagacaacaaagattcaaataagcaccatgtcaacaatataaggaggttcacatgattttcacatagttcctgaaattttagattggagcatcTCACATTGTTGCATCATTATCCACTTTGCCACTGCTtctttgagcggagtccgatcacgggccgatcggctaagccgtctctcAGAGACATTACCattatttcattctcactttccagtttcaatcatcaatacattaccaccatgtgtatatatcaTGGCGTCTGATCATGGCCTGATCGGTTTAGATGCCTCCCCGAgacgttaccattttccattattcatctcactccaatctttggttacacataTGTCATTTCaaaggcacttggggccacagctatcacgtcatatatttggcactaggccacatttcacatcatttccaatttcaatgttagatttgtaatttaggaCAGTAGGTGCAACAAGACCAATTTAAATTGTGAGCATAGGTAagacttcacatagatggcacattatatgcagcttcaatctcaatttaaggtctaagcatttatatatataattcatatcttttgccccttttaagttatcaagatagcacgttgatcatgttgagacacatctttcacgcatataaggtTACAACACCAATTCAAGTAAAATAACAATcgatgcaacaattcaactttaatcttaccatattcacacgaacatcgatgaagctcgatttctaaaagaaaagggttttagccatacataccttgtttaagctttccttaagttactacgacgtcccgaaaattctagcaatcccaatctacttgagacataacaaaattgaacacaaattacgAAGGTATTCATTGTTTCAGCTTATTTGAgtattttatcaaatactagttgagcatcttgattttaaatctcttttacaagatttccttcattccccaagtcaatctttacttatttatgttcaacaatcttcccacaaacctaatttgtacatgcatgtatacataatactattacacccaagaatcatacctcaataacccatctcacaatctctacaacaccaacacaacctaggttaggcaactatggcttccaatcatcatcccatgagttctaacgtatatatcatacataaaataatcaccatagagtagttagaggtGATAGACATACCTTttgtagtaagaatcttgagaatccccacttatagtgttcttgatcaatttagggatttgaatagGAATCTAtggatttttaagatcaatccttgttaatataggtgtttaggagtagtaatcaactcaaaatactccaacaatattaccttggatcataggagggaagtatgggaCGGATTCCCCTTAATAGAGCAACCCCTAGCTCAACAAATGACTTAGACAGTctccatacccggtcttggggtatttagaGGTCTGCTACTAGCGCGCCCGCACTAATGACCACGCTAAGGCTGCGCACACGAGGCGGAATACTTCTCAATATGCGTGGACGCGCTTCCGCCGCGCACCTGGGCGCACATATGACACATGCCTAGTAAAATGGTCGTAATTTTCTGTATATACCTCCAAATGATGAACAGTTTGATGCGtcagaaactagactcaaagagctttaatttgatagtttGTGCATCATACAAAACCTTATATAACTAGAGATATGATTGtttaaagtgaggtcttgtgcgaactcattcacaactttagtccgttatgaaattttccaacttggcttagatgTAGACCTCTCCTTAGactccaaatcacttataatatgcctcatacacttattaacatatccaattgatatccatcatgttaatagcacataaaatattataattagcctacatggcacctcgaaatcctaaattacttagcaaaaattTTCCGGGGACTTACAACCAGTTATGCCAAGGCTCCCCTTTTCAAAGCTGTGATTCAAAACAATGAGCGAAGGGCGCAGAATCCTTCCCATATCATAAAATATGCGAACTTCACCCTGCTGCTCATCTCTCATGACTTtaacctggtgtggcacttcattccctctgctttccatggagtgaggtggaactatcatctactaacttttgcatcctaCACCAATATAACATCCCAAGGATGAATATTCTTTGATCATTTCTCATGCATCTTGCAACCTTTTTTGGTTTTTGTTGTGATAGAAGGTGAAGCTACATCTTCTTGTCTTCCCTTCTGGTCTTTTTCTTTTGCCATTCTCTTTTAATGAATTATGGCCCAAAATTTAAATAGAATGCTCAATCCCTGCTGCTGGAAATAAAGTTACATTTATCGAGGGTTTTCTGCCCTAAATTTCTTCAAGCACACAAATATTTCCAACGATCAAAATGGGGTCCCGGGGAAGGAGGTTCCCGAAGATGCCTCTCTCGAGGACGTGGCCCTAAAAGTagattaggttcttggcttttattttttgcttctttgttcctCTGTAAGGATCCTTCGTGGATGttgtaaatatattttgtaaCCATCTATTGGAAATATAAAAGGATCTCCTTGTCTCATTTTTGGCTCATGTTGAATTCCATTTCGTCTGcatttgtgaaaattttgattGCATAACTTTAGTGATTAGTCCAAATACCAGACTAATAGCATAATAAACCCTTAGATTTTTAATCGATCAATATAATACCCCTTACAGTTTTTGTTAATCCTCGAGCTAAGCTTAAATTGATTTGATGCGAGCTCGGGACATCGGGATTTCTGATTCCGAATTGGGTGAGATCAAGGTTTCAAATTTGAAATAAAGTTAGCCCTTATGCTTTGTAGACAGTCCCCAATTGAGTATTTTCTTAAaatcgggtagcccttgggcttagtagtcaAGTGAGCACTTGCTCGAACTTGaaataaagttagcccttaggctttttttTTACTGATCGACATAATGCCTCTTAAGGTCTTAGGTAATTCTCGAGCTTAAATTACCTAGATACGAGCTCGGGATGTCTAAATTCTCGAGTCTGAGTCGAGCGAGAACGAGGTCTCGACATCTATATATTTTGGCCCTTAAACATttttaagttggcccttaggctcttttacaTCAaaccttaggctctttaagttggcccttaggctcttatacaACGGTATTTAAGATctttaagttggcccttaggctcttatacatCGGCCTTTAGGCTCATTATGTTGGGCCATTCGGCCTCTAAA
Coding sequences:
- the LOC138873827 gene encoding uncharacterized protein is translated as MGSLAHLEAYQRPLAREVHQLANLGVCLADSNEGGVTVQNRAESSLVAEVKEKQFNDPLLAQLKEGIHKHKTIVFSFGMDDGTLRYQGCLCVPDIDDLRGRIMAEVHTSRLHGTQVSIISDRGAQFTANFWKKFQQGLGTQMAPFEALYGSRCRSPIGWFEVGEAELIGQDLVHQAMEKVKIIKERLKTAQSHQKSYSDVRRRDLEFKEDDWVVGDPSTIVPVESIEVNEELSYEEITVAILDRQVQKLRNKEIASVKVLWRNQQSEEATCEAEEEMKKKYPHLFG